In Flavobacterium sp. N1736, the following are encoded in one genomic region:
- a CDS encoding LamG domain-containing protein, giving the protein MNKLLLTLMFVSFLNSNAQNPVQEFKFDGSLKSADNTISFLGAPNFVNDRMGVAKSALRLINKGLEVVVGELPQANKPRSISVWVKFNVITAPNYIVGYGGGANAQYFGLLQQGSSGGNADLSLAGWGAANDVIVSVPLAKDVWYQYSITYDGNVSKIYRNGELLKSVEGISRLTKGYILRLGELNTTVGINADIDDVKVYTVAMTDEQVMESYNSSKPTNAVVASQSAPASKTVQKSIPVETKTTAPIKLTSPPAVSTTDTKNASKIVEVFSQGTKVVGANATNIGDLPEGTYLLKVTNNPAKK; this is encoded by the coding sequence ATGAATAAATTATTACTAACATTAATGTTTGTAAGTTTTTTAAATAGCAATGCCCAAAATCCCGTACAGGAATTTAAATTCGACGGAAGTTTAAAGAGTGCGGATAATACAATTTCTTTTTTGGGAGCTCCTAATTTTGTAAATGACAGAATGGGAGTTGCTAAAAGTGCTCTGCGATTAATTAATAAAGGTTTAGAAGTAGTTGTAGGTGAACTTCCGCAAGCAAATAAACCGAGATCAATATCTGTTTGGGTAAAATTTAACGTAATTACAGCACCAAATTATATTGTAGGTTATGGCGGTGGAGCTAATGCGCAATATTTTGGATTATTGCAGCAAGGTTCATCCGGAGGTAATGCAGATTTAAGCCTGGCAGGCTGGGGAGCTGCAAATGATGTTATAGTTTCGGTTCCGCTTGCTAAAGATGTTTGGTATCAATATAGCATTACTTATGATGGTAATGTCTCAAAAATATATCGTAATGGCGAATTATTAAAATCTGTAGAAGGAATTTCACGCTTAACGAAAGGATATATTTTAAGGCTGGGTGAACTAAATACGACAGTTGGTATTAATGCAGATATAGACGATGTTAAAGTATATACCGTTGCCATGACAGACGAACAGGTAATGGAGTCTTATAACAGCTCAAAACCGACAAATGCGGTTGTTGCATCTCAAAGTGCTCCAGCTTCAAAGACTGTACAAAAAAGCATACCTGTTGAAACAAAAACAACAGCTCCAATAAAATTGACATCTCCGCCGGCTGTTTCAACAACTGACACAAAAAATGCTTCTAAAATTGTTGAGGTTTTCTCGCAAGGAACAAAAGTAGTAGGAGCAAACGCCACGAATATTGGTGATTTACCCGAAGGAACCTATTTATTGAAAGTGACAAACAATCCCGCGAAAAAATAA
- a CDS encoding YebC/PmpR family DNA-binding transcriptional regulator — MGRAFEFRKGRKMKRWSAMAKTFTRIGKDIVMAVKEGGPNPDANSRLRAVIQNAKAANMPKDNVERAIKNASNKDTANYKEILFEGYAPHGIAILIETASDNNNRTVANIRSYFNKCNGTMGTQGSVEFMFDHTCNFRIAKGNLDPEELELELIDFGAEEVFEDEDGILIYAPFGSFGALQKELENRGLEILSSGFERIPQITKELTEAQIADVEKLIEKIEEDDDVMNVYHTMKEE, encoded by the coding sequence ATGGGAAGAGCGTTCGAATTTAGAAAAGGAAGAAAAATGAAACGTTGGTCAGCAATGGCTAAAACATTTACCCGAATTGGTAAAGATATCGTTATGGCCGTTAAAGAAGGTGGTCCTAACCCTGATGCCAATTCTAGATTAAGAGCTGTAATACAAAATGCTAAAGCCGCTAACATGCCTAAGGACAATGTGGAGCGCGCGATAAAAAATGCAAGTAATAAAGATACTGCCAATTATAAGGAAATTTTGTTTGAAGGATATGCTCCTCACGGAATTGCTATTTTAATTGAAACGGCATCTGACAATAATAATAGAACTGTAGCAAACATTCGCAGTTACTTTAACAAATGCAACGGAACAATGGGAACTCAGGGTTCTGTTGAGTTTATGTTTGACCATACTTGTAATTTTAGAATTGCAAAAGGAAATCTTGATCCTGAAGAATTAGAATTGGAATTAATTGATTTTGGTGCCGAGGAAGTTTTTGAAGATGAAGACGGAATCTTAATCTATGCTCCTTTTGGAAGCTTTGGAGCTTTGCAGAAAGAATTAGAAAACAGAGGTCTTGAAATTTTATCTTCTGGTTTTGAGCGTATTCCTCAAATCACAAAAGAACTTACTGAAGCTCAAATCGCCGACGTTGAAAAACTAATAGAGAAAATTGAAGAAGATGATGACGTTATGAACGTGTATCATACTATGAAAGAAGAATAG